Proteins encoded within one genomic window of Macrotis lagotis isolate mMagLag1 chromosome 3, bilby.v1.9.chrom.fasta, whole genome shotgun sequence:
- the LOC141516806 gene encoding olfactory receptor 5M5-like, which yields MSKINQTRVTEFILLGLTDRQELQPMLFVIFLVIYLITVVGNLGMIALIRNEPKLHTPMYFFLSHLSFVDLCYSTNVTPQMLVNFLSERKAISFVGCIIQFHFFITLVITDHYILAVMAYDRYVAICNPLLYSIKMSKTICISLVTAPYVYGFVNGLVQTILLLRLSFCGPNEINHFYCADPPLMVLSCSDTYIKKAAMFIVAGSNLTWSLAIILTSYIFIFVAILRIHSTEGRRKAFSTCGSHLTAVTISFGTLFCMYLRPPSETSVEQGKIVAVFYIFVSPMLNPLIYSLRNKDVKDAVKRIVKKKLQAK from the coding sequence atgtccaAGATAAACCAAACCAGGGTGACTGAGTTCATTCTCTTGGGATTGACCGATCGTCAAGAGTTGCAACCTATGctctttgtaatatttttagTGATCTACCTCATCACTGTAGTGGGGAATTTGGGAATGATTGCACTGATTAGAAATGAACCCAAACTTCATACTCCCATGTACTTTTTCCTCAGCCATTTGTCCTTTGTGGATCTTTGTTATTCCACCAATGTCACACCTCAGATGTTGGTTAATTTTTTATCTGAAAGAAAAGCAATTTCCTTTGTTGGCTGCATCATacagtttcattttttcatcacCTTGGTGATCACAGATCATTACATTCTCGCAGTTATGGCCTATGACCGATATGTGGCTATCTGTAATCCTCTGCTCTATAGCATCAAAATGTCCAAGACCATCTGCATCTCTCTGGTCACAGCACCCTATGTCTATGGCTTTGTTAATGGTCTGGTTCAAACTATCCTTTTGCTCCGCCTATCCTTTTGTGGCCCTAATGAGATTAATCACTTCTACTGTGCTGACCCACCTCTCATGGTCCTCTCCTGCTCAGATACCTACATCAAAAAAGCTGCTATGTTCATAGTTGCTGGTTCCAACCTCACCTGGTCTCTTGCAATCATTCTCACCTCTTACATATTCATCTTTGTGGCCATCCTGCGTATACACTCTACTGAGGGTCGGCGAAAAGCTTTCTCTACCTGTGGCTCCCACCTGACAGCTGTGACAATCTCTTTTGGCACCCTCTTTTGCATGTATTTAAGACCTCCCTCAGAGACATCTGTAGAACAAGGGAAAATTGTAGCAGTCTTCTATATTTTTGTGAGTCCTATGCTAAATCCCTTAATCTATAGCCTCAGGAACAAAGATGTAAAGGATGCTGTAAAGAGAATTGTCAAAAAGAAATTGCAAGCTAAATAA
- the LOC141516807 gene encoding olfactory receptor 5M5-like, whose protein sequence is MSKINQTMVTEFILLGLTDRPELQPVLFVIFLVIYLITVGGNVGMIVLIRSEPKLHTPMYFFLSHLSFVDLCYSTNVTPQMLVNFLSERKTISFVGCFIQFHFFISLVITDYYMLTVMAYDRYVAICNPLLYSSKMSKTICISLVTAPYVYGFVNGLVQTILMLRLSFCGPNEINHFYCADPPLMVLSCSDTYIKETAMFIVAGSNLTCSLSIILISYMFIFVAILRIRSTEGQRKAFSTCGSHLTAVTVFYGTLFCMYLRPPSETSVEQGKIVAVFYIFVSPMLNPLIYSLRNKDVKDAVKRIVKSKLQVK, encoded by the coding sequence ATGTCCAAGATAAACCAAACCATGGTGACCGAGTTCATTCTCTTGGGATTGACTGATCGTCCAGAGTTGCAGCCTGTCctctttgtaatatttttagTGATCTACCTCATCACTGTAGGGGGGAATGTAGGAATGATTGTACTAATCAGGAGTGAACCCAAACTTCATACTCCCATGTACTTTTTCCTCAGCCATTTATCATTTGTGGATCTTTGTTATTCCACCAATGTCACACCTCAGATGTTGGTCAATTTTTTAtctgaaagaaaaacaatttccttTGTTGGCTGCTTcatacaatttcattttttcatttccttggtGATCACAGATTACTACATGCTCACGGTTATGGCCTATGACCGATATGTGGCTATCTGTAATCCTCTGCTCTATAGCAGCAAAATGTCCAAGACCATCTGCATTTCTCTGGTCACAGCACCCTATGTCTATGGCTTTGTCAATGGTCTGGTTCAAACTATCCTGATGCTCCGCCTATCCTTTTGTGGACCTAATGAGATTAATCACTTCTACTGTGCTGACCCACCTCTCATGGTCCTCTCCTGCTCAGACACCTACATCAAAGAAACTGCTATGTTTATAGTTGCTGGTTCCAACCTCACTTGTTCTCTCTCAATCATTCTCATCTCTTACATGTTCATCTTTGTGGCCATCCTGCGTATTCGCTCCACTGAGGGCCAGCGCAAAGCTTTCTCTACCTGTGGCTCCCACTTGACAGCTGTCACTGTCTTTTATGGTACCCTCTTTTGCATGTATTTAAGACCTCCCTCAGAGACATCTGTAGAACAAGGGAAAATTGTAGCAGTCTTCTATATTTTTGTGAGTCCTATGCTAAATCCCTTAATCTATAGCCTGAGGAACAAAGATGTAAAGGATGCTGTAAAGAGAATCGTCAAAAGCAAATTGCAGGTTAAATAA